The following are from one region of the Magallana gigas chromosome 4, xbMagGiga1.1, whole genome shotgun sequence genome:
- the LOC105328422 gene encoding uncharacterized protein, with the protein MALSESQIPPDAQHYLVCGTEDCEKNCQFYCNDCHQPKCQQCKDKHKKNTETKNHEIVPYKKRNRPLPVEKCKIHPTKHIDLFCEECQIPICSKCTGTKEHRGHKVTDLEMVFAEKCSLFHEEIAKIRGYFEPTSENLKKEIAGDVIEIQKILDGIRTSMKAEADSLKRLVDTVTTDKIEQVDKKEQSLLKTLSGQNQEIDDYINSLNDLIQTYYGYLSPSNIEELTFSLQSKNLIIRPIPETFKPVPPVFTAGQYSKQDVAKLLGKITVPNTKSENRKIKPMQIASTQLKPAGKHRKQVKEIPDVNQTLCLSSSVTKVREYTVPGVDCVNHISLGKSGRHWVSNHIGKLVQTNLQGTKLQKIKTSGQDEGYYKIASVGSLGYHTVTQNGDLIYTDKDNKVINRITPDNTITEFIKTGDWEPISIHSSNINGDILVGMVKGGEAKVTRYNKTGIEIQNIQRGNKGQELYDLPYYITENINGDVCVSDGDKNAVVVVDKSGEERFFYRGQRLDFYPFGICTDVLGHILVCDGHSNTVHLLDQDGQFLSQLLTEQQEIKRPLSVCVDDENNLWVGQLIKKVKVYKYLQ; encoded by the coding sequence ATGGCATTATCTGAATCACAAATACCACCCGACGCCCAGCATTATTTGGTGTGTGGCACTGAAGACTGTGAAAAGAACTGccagttttactgcaatgaCTGTCACCAACCAAAGTGTCAACAATGCAAAGATAAgcataaaaaaaacacagaaaCCAAGAACCACGAAATTGTCCCTTATAAAAAACGCAATCGACCGCTTCCTGTAGAGAAATGCAAGATCCACCCTACTAAACACATAGATCTTTTTTGTGAGGAATGCCAGATTCCCATTTGTTCTAAATGCACTGGCACAAAAGAACATCGCGGCCATAAAGTTACTGATCTTGAGATGGTCTTTGCTGAAAAATGTTCGCTTTTTCACGAAGAAATTGCCAAAATTCGTGGTTATTTTGAGCCTActtctgaaaatttgaaaaaggaaATTGCTGGAGATGTCATTGAAATACAGAAAATCTTAGACGGTATACGAACATCCATGAAAGCTGAAGCTGATTCTCTGAAAAGGCTGGTTGACACAGTTACAACAGATAAAATAGAACAAGTCGACAAAAAAGAACAGTcattattaaaaacattgagCGGTCAAAACCAAGAAATAGATGATTACATCAACTCTCTCAATGATTTAATCCAAACATATTATGGTTACCTATCTCCTTCAAACATAGAAGAATTAACATTTTCTCTTCAATCAAAAAACTTGATCATTCGACCCATACCAGAGACATTCAAACCAGTCCCGCCCGTTTTTACTGCTGGTCAATACAGCAAACAAGATGTCGCCAAACTACTGGGTAAAATAACTGTTCCTAACACTAAATCagagaacagaaaaataaagcCCATGCAAATTGCCTCTACACAGTTGAAACCTGCAGGGAAACATAGAAAACAAGTCAAAGAGATACCTGACGTAAATCAAACACTGTGTCTATCTTCCTCTGTCACCAAGGTCAGGGAGTACACAGTACCAGGTGTTGACTGTGTAAATCATATATCATTGGGTAAATCAGGCAGACATTGGGTCAGTAATCATATTGGTAAACTTGTCCAAACAAATCTACAGGGGACTAAGCTACAGAAGATAAAAACCAGTGGTCAAGATGAAGGCTACTACAAAATCGCCAGTGTTGGATCTCTAGGTTACCACACAGTCACACAGAATGGGGATCTGATCTATACAGACAAAGACAACAAAGTCATCAATAGGATAACACCGGATAATACAAtcactgaattcattaaaacaggaGACTGGGAACCTATCAGTATACACTCTTCCAACATCAACGGGGACATACTGGTGGGGATGGTAAAGGGTGGAGAGGCGAAAGTTACCAGGTACAACAAGACAGGGATagaaatacagaacatacagaGAGGCAACAAAGGACAGGAACTCTATGATCTACCATactacatcacagaaaacatcaatggtgatGTCTGTGTATCAGACGGGGACAAAAATGCTGTGGTGGTGGTGGATAAATCAGGAGAAGAAAGGTTCTTCTACAGAGGTCAGCGGTTAGATTTTTATCCCTTTGGAATATGTACTGATGTTCTCggtcacatcctggtgtgtgatggtCACAGTAACACAGTTCAtctcctggatcaggacggtcaGTTCTTATCTCAACTACTCACAGAACAACAAGAGATAAAGCGTCCCCTTAGTGTGTGTGTTGATGATGAGAACAATCTCTGGGTGGGACAACTCATCAAAAAAGTGAAAGTGTACAAGTATCTACAGTGA